One part of the Luteolibacter flavescens genome encodes these proteins:
- a CDS encoding zinc ribbon domain-containing protein YjdM, with amino-acid sequence MADATCPLCEMNEILTKDLHHECLTCGHEWDDAPVETGAGDRVVKDAYGNVLADGDVVAMIKDLKLGGTSQVLKTGTKSKPIRLVDGDHEISCRMDGMAIALKAMYVKKVVG; translated from the coding sequence ATGGCCGATGCGACCTGCCCGCTTTGCGAGATGAACGAGATCCTCACCAAGGATCTCCATCACGAATGCCTGACCTGCGGCCACGAGTGGGACGATGCTCCCGTGGAGACCGGGGCGGGCGACCGCGTGGTGAAGGACGCCTATGGCAATGTGCTCGCCGATGGGGACGTGGTCGCGATGATCAAGGATCTCAAGCTCGGCGGCACCTCGCAGGTGTTGAAGACCGGCACGAAGTCGAAGCCGATCCGCCTCGTCGATGGCGATCACGAGATCTCCTGCCGCATGGATGGCATGGCCATCGCGCTGAAGGCGATGTATGTGAAGAAGGTCGTCGGTTAG
- a CDS encoding ABC transporter ATP-binding protein: protein MPAISSSASLGSSTDAVKRPLLEIQGLTKVHRTASHELTVLREVSLSLDEGDSLAIIGPSGSGKTTLLGLCAGLDDATSGSVKLDGQPFEELSQDARAALRNRLVGFVFQSFQLIPTLTAIENVLVPLELRGETGREKEAEELLRQVGLGDRLDHYPLQLSGGEQQRVALARAFIHRPKILFADEPTGNLDADTAGPIVEMLFRLNREAGTALVLVTHDPTLAAKARRVVKMSGGKIVSEEINPDHH from the coding sequence ATGCCCGCAATCTCATCTTCCGCCAGCTTAGGATCCTCCACAGATGCTGTCAAACGGCCCCTCCTCGAGATTCAGGGACTCACGAAGGTCCACCGCACGGCCAGCCACGAGCTGACGGTCCTGCGCGAAGTCTCGCTGAGCCTGGACGAGGGCGACTCGCTCGCGATCATCGGGCCATCCGGCAGCGGGAAGACAACGCTGCTGGGCCTGTGCGCGGGCCTCGACGATGCCACCAGCGGCTCGGTGAAGCTCGACGGCCAGCCTTTCGAAGAGCTTAGCCAGGACGCACGGGCGGCCCTGCGCAACCGGCTCGTCGGCTTCGTTTTCCAGAGCTTTCAACTCATCCCGACCCTGACCGCGATCGAGAACGTGCTGGTCCCCCTCGAACTCCGCGGGGAAACCGGCCGCGAGAAGGAGGCGGAGGAACTGCTCCGTCAGGTCGGCCTTGGCGACCGCCTCGATCACTACCCGCTCCAGCTTTCCGGCGGGGAGCAGCAGCGCGTTGCCCTCGCCCGTGCTTTCATCCATCGGCCGAAGATCCTCTTCGCCGACGAGCCGACGGGAAATCTGGATGCGGACACCGCCGGACCCATCGTCGAAATGCTCTTCCGGCTCAATCGCGAGGCGGGCACCGCGTTGGTTCTCGTCACCCACGATCCCACGCTCGCGGCCAAGGCGCGCCGGGTGGTGAAGATGAGCGGTGGAAAGATCGTCTCGGAGGAGATCAATCCGGACCATCACTGA
- a CDS encoding arylesterase — protein sequence MLLMSGGALWAQDAPDANGGKKRIVVLGDSITAGYGLDPQEAYPALLQKKIDAAGQAYTVANAGVSGDTTAGGLRRVAWVLGKGADVLVVALGGNDGLRGISPEQTEKNLTGIIDKAREKNPDMKVVIAGMQMPDNMGAEFTGKFKGLFTKVATEKKAALVPFLLEGVGGVDELNQQDRIHPTEAGQEKVAENVWKVLKDQL from the coding sequence ATGCTGTTGATGTCGGGCGGCGCACTATGGGCACAGGATGCGCCGGATGCAAATGGTGGGAAAAAACGGATCGTCGTGCTGGGAGACAGCATCACCGCCGGATACGGACTGGACCCGCAGGAAGCGTACCCGGCGCTGCTTCAAAAGAAGATCGATGCCGCAGGCCAAGCCTACACGGTGGCGAATGCGGGCGTGAGCGGAGACACCACTGCCGGCGGGCTCCGCCGCGTCGCATGGGTGCTGGGAAAAGGTGCCGACGTGCTGGTGGTGGCACTGGGAGGGAATGACGGCCTGCGCGGGATCTCGCCGGAGCAGACCGAGAAGAATCTTACCGGCATCATCGACAAGGCCCGGGAAAAGAATCCCGACATGAAGGTGGTCATCGCTGGCATGCAGATGCCCGACAACATGGGCGCGGAATTCACCGGGAAGTTCAAGGGGCTCTTCACAAAGGTCGCTACCGAGAAGAAGGCGGCGCTGGTCCCCTTCCTCCTGGAAGGAGTCGGCGGAGTCGATGAACTCAACCAGCAGGACCGCATCCACCCCACCGAAGCCGGTCAGGAGAAGGTCGCGGAGAATGTCTGGAAGGTCTTGAAGGACCAGCTTTGA
- a CDS encoding DUF72 domain-containing protein, translated as MKTWIGTSGFQYKEWKGSFYPEKLSLPKMLAFYAGEFPSTEINYTFRSLPSEKTITRWAEETPDDFRFSLKAPQRVTHFAKLRKCGQAMNEFRQAVTGLGCKLGPVLFQLPETFTADAPLLADFLDSMPKGLRAAFEFRHASWFADKVFDALAARNAALCIAESEELETPRIATADFGYMRLRRDRYTTDEIAERAEFIRSQEWKEAFAYLKHEDTAAGTGYARQLMAALE; from the coding sequence ATGAAAACGTGGATCGGCACCTCTGGCTTCCAATACAAGGAATGGAAGGGCTCCTTCTATCCGGAGAAGCTCTCGCTGCCGAAGATGCTGGCATTCTATGCCGGTGAATTCCCCAGCACGGAGATCAACTATACCTTCCGTAGTTTGCCGAGCGAGAAGACGATCACCCGCTGGGCTGAAGAGACGCCGGACGACTTCCGCTTCAGCCTGAAGGCACCCCAACGGGTCACCCACTTCGCGAAGCTGCGGAAATGCGGGCAGGCGATGAACGAATTCCGGCAGGCGGTGACCGGGCTCGGTTGCAAGCTGGGACCGGTGCTCTTCCAGCTACCGGAGACCTTCACGGCGGATGCCCCGCTTCTGGCAGACTTCTTGGATTCGATGCCGAAGGGGCTGCGGGCTGCATTCGAATTCCGCCACGCGTCGTGGTTCGCGGACAAGGTCTTCGACGCGCTGGCCGCAAGGAATGCCGCGCTGTGCATCGCCGAGTCGGAAGAACTGGAGACGCCCCGCATCGCCACGGCGGACTTCGGCTACATGCGACTCCGCCGTGATCGCTACACGACGGACGAGATCGCGGAACGGGCGGAATTCATCCGCTCGCAGGAGTGGAAAGAAGCCTTCGCCTACCTCAAGCATGAGGACACCGCGGCCGGCACCGGGTATGCCAGGCAATTGATGGCGGCGCTGGAATGA
- a CDS encoding cupin domain-containing protein, giving the protein MKTFSGYQLITPDDLHWRPSNLMKIPNADFLERTGSENMGARLWRMPPMSANTLHKHIRTEEFYFVLEGTGRIRIGEESVTVPKHGGVLVGPDQLRQVFNDTEEEVLWLIIGAPEEMEFLKGSLSDMDLSLIYPQDPKQLPPELEGVTWPPAG; this is encoded by the coding sequence ATGAAGACATTCTCCGGCTATCAGCTCATCACCCCGGACGATCTCCACTGGCGTCCGTCGAACCTGATGAAGATCCCGAACGCCGACTTCCTCGAGCGCACGGGCAGCGAAAACATGGGAGCACGCCTGTGGAGGATGCCGCCGATGAGCGCGAACACGCTGCACAAGCACATCCGCACGGAGGAATTCTACTTCGTGCTGGAAGGCACCGGCCGCATCCGGATCGGCGAGGAAAGCGTGACCGTCCCGAAACACGGAGGAGTGCTCGTCGGCCCGGACCAACTCCGACAGGTCTTCAACGACACGGAAGAGGAAGTCCTCTGGCTGATCATCGGCGCGCCGGAGGAGATGGAGTTCCTCAAGGGCTCGCTCTCCGACATGGATCTCTCCCTGATCTACCCGCAGGATCCGAAGCAACTGCCGCCGGAGCTGGAAGGCGTGACCTGGCCACCTGCGGGCTGA
- the rpsD gene encoding 30S ribosomal protein S4, which produces MARYTGPRTKISRRFGVALFGSSKALERRNFPPGQHGLRAGRKKKSDYSVALGEKQKLRFQYGVLEKQFRGYYEEAARRRGVTGVILLQLLELRLDNVCYRLGFGNSRQAARQLVNHGHVLVNGKRVDIASYQVKPGDKIKVGGKPSSQQLALRALDLTQSSPLVDWLTIDKESLEGTVSRTPERSDIDPLVNEQLIVELYSR; this is translated from the coding sequence TGGCGTGGCTCTCTTCGGTTCCTCGAAGGCGCTTGAGCGTCGCAATTTCCCGCCGGGCCAGCACGGCCTGCGCGCCGGCCGCAAGAAGAAGAGCGACTACTCCGTCGCCCTCGGCGAGAAGCAGAAGCTCCGTTTCCAATACGGTGTGCTTGAGAAGCAATTCCGTGGCTACTACGAAGAGGCTGCCCGCCGTCGTGGTGTTACCGGCGTGATCCTTCTCCAGCTTCTGGAACTCCGCCTCGACAACGTCTGCTACCGCCTTGGCTTCGGCAACAGCCGCCAGGCTGCCCGCCAGCTCGTCAACCACGGCCACGTGCTCGTGAATGGCAAGCGCGTGGACATCGCCAGCTATCAGGTGAAGCCGGGCGACAAGATCAAGGTCGGCGGCAAGCCTTCCTCGCAGCAGCTCGCTCTCCGCGCCCTCGATCTCACCCAGTCCAGCCCGCTGGTTGACTGGCTGACCATCGACAAGGAAAGCCTCGAAGGCACCGTTTCCCGCACGCCTGAGCGTTCGGACATCGACCCGCTCGTCAACGAGCAGCTCATCGTCGAACTTTACTCGCGCTGA
- a CDS encoding DUF5069 domain-containing protein has product MPLPYPTLIPGLRGPSETVLGVVYFGRMIDKIRLAAAGTLPEGWEAARGTAVKKSFDDRCCQFLSIGYAALEAETVKSGKTDEELLEWAFEHGRRATEDEIEVWNAFMQKRGWRDSGTQRLNERLAEIGLPPGTVQTMFDFIDLDEGRITAPPLES; this is encoded by the coding sequence ATGCCACTCCCCTACCCCACCCTCATACCGGGCCTTCGCGGTCCGTCGGAGACCGTTCTCGGTGTCGTTTACTTCGGCCGCATGATCGACAAGATCCGGCTGGCTGCGGCCGGCACCCTACCCGAGGGCTGGGAGGCAGCCCGCGGGACGGCGGTGAAGAAGAGCTTCGACGACCGCTGCTGCCAATTCCTCAGCATCGGCTACGCGGCGCTGGAAGCGGAGACGGTGAAAAGCGGAAAGACCGACGAGGAGCTGTTAGAGTGGGCCTTCGAGCACGGCCGCCGTGCGACCGAAGACGAGATCGAAGTGTGGAATGCCTTCATGCAGAAGCGCGGCTGGCGGGACAGCGGGACGCAGCGCCTGAACGAACGTCTCGCGGAGATCGGCCTGCCACCGGGCACGGTGCAGACGATGTTCGACTTCATCGACCTGGATGAAGGCCGCATCACCGCGCCACCGCTGGAGTCATAA
- a CDS encoding tRNA1(Val) (adenine(37)-N6)-methyltransferase, producing the protein MDHWQEERLRLEQEFGERITLDALTGPNGLDREPWRDDAGGEAGWLIAQRKKGHRHSADDVLTAWYALQVSPRVTEHLDLGTGIGTVGLLTLWGMGPAARLTCVEAQAISYRLLQSNLDANGLRARVDCSHGDLRDLALGKAFPLVTGSPPYFPTSAGVVPQDSQKAHARFELRGDVSDYAKAAVKHLAPGGWFVLCFPTPQKQRALDGIAAAGLATVKLRDVIPRETLPALFTLFASRHRDEVDQPMIVEEPLVVREESGRLSAEMASVRRGFGFSDSAAHGGH; encoded by the coding sequence ATGGACCATTGGCAGGAAGAACGGCTGCGCCTCGAGCAGGAATTCGGCGAGCGCATCACCCTGGACGCGCTCACCGGACCGAATGGCCTCGACCGCGAGCCATGGCGGGACGACGCGGGCGGCGAGGCGGGCTGGCTCATCGCCCAGCGGAAGAAAGGCCACCGCCACTCCGCGGATGACGTCCTCACCGCGTGGTATGCCTTGCAGGTTTCGCCACGGGTGACCGAGCACCTCGATCTCGGCACGGGCATTGGCACCGTCGGCCTGCTCACGCTCTGGGGGATGGGTCCGGCGGCTCGGCTGACCTGCGTGGAGGCACAAGCGATCAGCTACCGGCTTCTCCAGTCAAATCTCGATGCGAATGGCCTCCGCGCTCGCGTGGATTGCTCGCACGGAGATCTGCGGGATCTCGCGCTTGGGAAGGCATTCCCGCTGGTCACGGGTAGCCCGCCTTACTTCCCGACGAGTGCCGGAGTGGTCCCGCAGGATTCGCAAAAGGCCCATGCGCGCTTCGAGTTGCGCGGGGATGTCTCCGACTATGCAAAGGCGGCGGTGAAGCACCTCGCGCCCGGCGGGTGGTTTGTCCTGTGCTTTCCCACGCCGCAGAAGCAGCGCGCGCTCGATGGTATCGCTGCGGCTGGGCTCGCCACGGTGAAGCTGCGCGATGTGATCCCGCGCGAGACCTTGCCCGCCTTGTTCACGCTCTTCGCCAGCCGGCATCGGGACGAGGTCGATCAGCCGATGATCGTCGAAGAACCGCTGGTCGTTCGCGAAGAAAGCGGACGCCTCAGCGCGGAGATGGCTTCGGTGAGGCGCGGCTTCGGATTTTCGGACAGTGCCGCGCACGGCGGGCATTGA
- a CDS encoding SRPBCC family protein, with product MSETDTTAATNTVRFHRVLRAKPERVYRAFIDPDAMAKWLPPHGFTGKVHHMDARVGGTYRMSFTNFSTGSSHAFGGKFLELKPGERLRYDDQFEDPSLPGTMITTVDLREVFCGTEIHIVQEGIPAMIPTEACYMGWQESLVLLALLVEPEIPDQM from the coding sequence ATGTCCGAGACCGACACCACCGCCGCCACCAATACCGTCCGCTTTCATCGTGTGCTCCGCGCCAAGCCGGAGCGGGTGTACCGCGCCTTCATCGACCCGGATGCGATGGCGAAGTGGCTGCCGCCGCACGGCTTCACCGGAAAGGTCCACCACATGGATGCCCGGGTCGGCGGCACCTACCGGATGTCATTCACGAATTTCAGCACGGGCAGCAGTCATGCCTTCGGCGGGAAATTCCTCGAGCTCAAGCCGGGCGAGCGCCTGCGCTACGACGACCAATTCGAGGACCCGAGTCTGCCGGGCACGATGATTACCACCGTGGACCTGCGCGAGGTCTTTTGTGGAACGGAGATCCACATCGTCCAGGAGGGCATCCCCGCCATGATCCCGACGGAGGCCTGCTACATGGGCTGGCAGGAGTCCCTGGTGCTGCTCGCCCTGCTGGTGGAGCCGGAGATCCCGGACCAGATGTGA